A stretch of DNA from Tsuneonella amylolytica:
GAGCCAACCCCACTCTGCGCGGGGCGATCAAACCCTCGTCCTCGTAGAAGCGGAGCGCGCGGGCCGTGCAGTCGAACTCTTCCGTCAGGTCGGATATCGAGAACTGCTCACGCTCGAGCCGATCCGGGCGATCGATATGTGCGCCCTGATGTGCGGTTGCGGAAGAGTGTCGGGCGGGTTCGGCCATACGGCGCGAAATAGCGACTGCTTTACGTTTGCGTCAAGTCTTGACGGGCCGGAGAGTTTCGCCGTCGAGTTCGCGATAGAAGCAGCTCGTTAGTCCCGTATGGCAGGCGGGCCCGGCCGGTCGGCACTCGAGCACGAGTGCATCCTGGTCGCAATCGACGCGGATGCGCTCGACCGCCAACACGTGACCGGACGTTTCGCCCTTCTTCCAAAGGCGCCCGCGCGAGCGCGAATGGAAATGCGCGAAGCCCGTTGCGCGGGTCATTTCCAGCGCTTCGTTGTCCATGAACGCGACCATGAGAATCTCTCGCGACCCCGCATCGACGACGACCGCGGACAGGAGACCGGCAGCGTCGAACTTGGGCGTGAACGGGGCATCCGGTCGCTCTGTGGGAATGAATTCGGTTTGTTGCACGATAACCACAGCAATCTTTCAAAATCGGCGCTTACGCAAGATGGCGCTGTCATGAACGAACGTTCGGTGAGACACCAAGGTGCGCGGACGGAAACAGAAGCGCGGCCGGAATGCCGGTGCCGAAAGAGCGCCAGGTTCAGGGATCATCGCCGGACGACACGCGAACAATTCGCGACTTCGGCGATGCGACGATGAGGGATCGGATCCAGGCGACTGCTGGGGGGCGTCGCCGCAGTCCAGATCTTCTGGGCGGGTCCAATATGTTTCGTCACGGTACGCCCGGGGTTCGCGCCCCGGGCGTTTCCGTTTGAGCCTTCCCTCTTCCAAACCAAGCTCACGCGTCGTCGATCACGCGAGCGAAACATGCGATCACCACCTTCTGCGCCCCCGCCTTTTTAAGAGCCCGCACGCAGGCTTCGCTGGTAGCCCCGCTTGTGAGCACGTCGTCGACGAGCAATATCCGCGCTCCGGCAACGCGGGCTCGTCCGCTGGACGAAAGGGCGATCGCACCGGAGAGCGCCCGCGCCCTTGCCTTACGCCCGAGACCGCCCAGACTCGGCGTGCGCTTTGTGCGCCGCAGGAGATCGACGGCGAGTTCCTGCCCGGTCGTGCGCGCCAGTTCCTTCGCAAGCAGAGCCGCCTGATTGTACCCACGGCTCCACAGGCGCCAGCGATGCAGCGGGACGGGCGCGACCAGCCAAGCGCCTTCGAGAACCGGCAGGCGCGCCGCGATCAGGCGCGCCAGCATCGGTGCCAGGGCAATCCGGCGCCCGTGCTTGAATGCCAGCACCAGCTTGCGCGACGCCGGTCCGTAGATGGTGCCGGCCGCGATGCCGTCGTGGCGGGGCATTGTGGCCATGCACGGCGCGCACATCGCGTTCTCGTCCACCGCGAAGCCGCTCAGCGGCCGTTGGCATGCGGCGCACGCCGGCTCGCCGGGAATGTCGAGCATAGCCCAGCACGTACTGCATAGCCCGCTCTGCGCGTCGATGGCATCGCCGCACAAGGGACAGCGCGGCGGGTACACGAGGTCCACCACCGGAGCGAGGCTATCGCCGATGACGCGCGCGAACCCCATCCTCGTCAGAAGCGCCATCTTGCAAGCCGCGCG
This window harbors:
- the hisI gene encoding phosphoribosyl-AMP cyclohydrolase encodes the protein MQQTEFIPTERPDAPFTPKFDAAGLLSAVVVDAGSREILMVAFMDNEALEMTRATGFAHFHSRSRGRLWKKGETSGHVLAVERIRVDCDQDALVLECRPAGPACHTGLTSCFYRELDGETLRPVKT
- a CDS encoding ComF family protein, translated to MALLTRMGFARVIGDSLAPVVDLVYPPRCPLCGDAIDAQSGLCSTCWAMLDIPGEPACAACQRPLSGFAVDENAMCAPCMATMPRHDGIAAGTIYGPASRKLVLAFKHGRRIALAPMLARLIAARLPVLEGAWLVAPVPLHRWRLWSRGYNQAALLAKELARTTGQELAVDLLRRTKRTPSLGGLGRKARARALSGAIALSSSGRARVAGARILLVDDVLTSGATSEACVRALKKAGAQKVVIACFARVIDDA